In a single window of the Streptomyces cinnabarinus genome:
- a CDS encoding NB-ARC domain-containing protein, with translation MNTASGRVPAFLGRVLDSSGVPKGTCFQVAQGVFVTAWHVLNDLRAGERGSTVTLDPLDELASGPAFTGEVERVDEVHDLAVIRSDRSLTASVPVLAPTDSVGHSEHVIVTGVSKVEDPPYEYRYLNASGTWEGRTVRDDRGALGRLSSKDVALGMSGAPVRRLSDGVVIGIVSARYNPSDSWFWNNAWVTRTEDLAPLLAGIADLTPAAGRVSGYVPDKPRIFVSRDAEVEALVAHLLSASDEPVVVHGMPGIGKTVLAAAAARDERVRASFPDGVLWVTLGRERELTRSQAKLAEDLGEGDRAFADADQGTARLKVLLAARKCLLVLDDVWSGQDLSAFDVLGPHGRILVTSRYAKVAPFAAEYQVSVLSEDLALELLTKWAGEESDLERAREVVRACGRLPLALSMIGAMVRGRSYRWDNVLHKLRTADLGGIRQYLPGYPDADNLLKALRVSVDALPDREVAGRYLDFALFPEDAAVPQAALLTLWQADGLSAGKAQDDIELLVQWSLVQRDADDRLSLHDLLFDYVRAVRAEAGDARDRQQKLLDAYRAQCPDDWPSGPDDGYFFEYLCRHLAEAGQAGELHRLLGLTAEDGRHAWYAAKSGLGDIAGFLSDVSLAWQLAEAAYDSADPSRAGPSITLQLRYALITASLNSLARNIPPHLLAAALRHQVRAAREVLTYAARVPDPEQRSAALAALAPHLPDGLVQEALAAAEAISPEGLRAAAVGQLADRLIELRHVENGRASVDRLRDPALRATALAVTARHRPEAAEEAVRAAQEVTPSRERASALSHVAEVLSDSGLPEAAVDAAQRIGNTEARWRALGRNPRDLPQPLREAAMERAQHTRGPVKRIRALQPYLPWLADAEVHRLLEDIPVLRNKAEEAAAYARIAERLPEPKATRTLERALDQALEAGASPVRAQALATVAARLPAPLVRTALTRVKHQKAHQTPALAALAARHAELGHPEEAIDLVSSLADGDQRATTLAAMARHLPAAAVSQALALAGVIADAAARGRATSRLVPHLIAEERLEDAERAAEEATGVDWVASAVAIAPRLPDPAASRLLLDKAWKTAMAPQDPGARMSGVAHLVSDRPADVLALLASDFGHGTWLWAVWSTPQLCEMYATLLNSLADAGYPGEAMDVVRTVRTRESSVRPYLEDGQWVDDSTESVKERENWLEHQRRLRQWEERQAMLFKAFLFSQLLAHLPADTRGDVAEEALGCLESGWDGPASAVHVGDMEDMAFAAVARHAPPDLADRVAGLLPSTAEGAGLSFPETSVALALREPGASRHPDGDDIAETVLGMLDILTKGPPSHELAAALPRIVRDLPLRAIDRLLERIAGAGVSAEPVPPEWVWPAHDWYTEQHMLSAVAVRLAELDEPARALDVASALWEPECRARALEEVATRIATLPRETLAGVWTGRPSGSPFRESSSQAREDLLSDLAGLVPVVVALGGEGVPTAILAETRGVSRWWP, from the coding sequence GTGAACACCGCCTCCGGGCGGGTGCCCGCCTTCCTCGGCCGGGTGCTCGATTCATCCGGAGTTCCAAAAGGTACGTGCTTCCAGGTCGCGCAGGGCGTGTTCGTGACCGCCTGGCATGTGCTCAACGATCTGAGGGCCGGAGAGCGCGGCTCGACGGTGACGCTCGACCCGCTTGATGAGCTCGCCAGTGGCCCGGCTTTCACGGGCGAGGTCGAGCGGGTCGACGAGGTGCACGACCTCGCGGTGATCCGCTCGGACCGCTCACTCACGGCCTCCGTACCGGTCCTGGCCCCGACGGACAGCGTGGGTCACTCGGAGCACGTGATCGTCACCGGTGTTTCGAAGGTGGAAGACCCGCCCTACGAGTACCGGTACCTGAATGCCAGTGGAACCTGGGAAGGCCGTACGGTGCGCGATGACCGGGGGGCGCTGGGTCGGCTCAGTTCGAAGGACGTGGCGCTGGGGATGAGCGGCGCCCCCGTTCGGCGCCTGTCCGACGGCGTGGTCATCGGAATCGTCTCGGCCCGCTACAACCCCTCTGATTCCTGGTTTTGGAACAACGCCTGGGTCACGAGGACGGAGGACCTCGCCCCGCTGCTGGCCGGAATCGCCGACCTCACCCCGGCAGCGGGGCGGGTGAGCGGCTACGTCCCGGACAAACCGCGCATCTTCGTCTCCCGGGACGCGGAGGTGGAGGCTCTTGTCGCCCACTTGCTGTCGGCGAGCGACGAGCCGGTGGTCGTGCACGGCATGCCCGGCATCGGAAAGACCGTTCTCGCCGCAGCGGCGGCGCGGGATGAGCGCGTACGAGCGTCCTTCCCGGACGGGGTGCTGTGGGTGACCCTCGGCCGTGAACGCGAGCTCACGCGCAGCCAGGCCAAGCTCGCGGAGGACCTCGGCGAGGGGGACCGCGCGTTCGCCGACGCGGATCAGGGCACAGCGAGGCTGAAGGTCCTGCTGGCGGCCCGGAAATGCCTGCTGGTACTGGACGATGTGTGGTCCGGGCAGGATCTCAGCGCGTTCGACGTCCTCGGCCCGCACGGCCGGATACTGGTCACGAGCCGCTACGCCAAAGTCGCCCCGTTCGCGGCCGAGTACCAGGTGAGCGTGCTGTCCGAGGACCTCGCTCTGGAGTTGCTGACGAAATGGGCCGGCGAGGAATCCGACCTGGAGCGTGCCCGAGAGGTCGTGCGCGCCTGCGGGCGGCTCCCGTTGGCGCTGTCGATGATCGGGGCGATGGTCCGTGGGCGGAGCTACCGGTGGGACAACGTACTGCACAAGCTCCGCACCGCTGACCTGGGCGGCATCCGCCAGTACCTCCCCGGGTACCCGGACGCCGACAACCTCCTCAAAGCGCTGCGGGTCAGTGTGGACGCGCTCCCCGACAGGGAAGTCGCGGGCCGGTACCTCGACTTCGCGCTCTTCCCGGAAGACGCGGCTGTTCCACAGGCCGCGCTCCTGACGCTGTGGCAGGCGGACGGCCTGTCGGCGGGCAAGGCGCAGGACGACATCGAACTGCTCGTCCAGTGGTCACTGGTCCAGCGCGACGCCGATGACCGCCTGTCCCTGCACGACCTTCTCTTCGACTACGTGCGCGCCGTACGGGCCGAGGCGGGCGACGCACGGGATCGCCAGCAGAAGCTGCTCGACGCCTACCGCGCCCAGTGCCCGGATGATTGGCCGAGCGGGCCGGACGACGGCTACTTCTTCGAATACCTGTGCCGCCACCTCGCCGAGGCCGGACAGGCCGGCGAACTGCACCGGCTTCTGGGTCTCACCGCCGAAGATGGCCGCCACGCCTGGTACGCGGCCAAGAGCGGCCTCGGCGACATCGCGGGCTTCCTCTCCGACGTGAGCCTGGCATGGCAACTGGCCGAGGCGGCCTACGACTCCGCCGACCCCAGCCGAGCAGGCCCGAGCATCACGCTCCAGCTGCGCTACGCGCTGATCACGGCATCCCTGAACAGTCTGGCGCGCAACATCCCGCCGCACCTGCTCGCCGCCGCCCTCAGACACCAGGTACGGGCGGCCCGCGAGGTGCTCACCTACGCCGCCCGCGTCCCCGACCCGGAACAGCGGAGCGCCGCGCTGGCCGCCCTCGCCCCGCACCTGCCGGACGGTCTGGTCCAAGAGGCACTGGCGGCCGCGGAGGCGATCTCACCAGAGGGGCTCCGCGCCGCCGCGGTCGGCCAGCTGGCCGACCGGCTGATCGAACTGCGCCATGTCGAGAACGGCCGGGCGTCGGTTGACCGGCTTCGCGATCCGGCGCTGCGCGCCACGGCCCTGGCCGTGACGGCCCGCCACAGGCCGGAGGCGGCCGAAGAGGCCGTCCGGGCCGCCCAGGAGGTCACGCCATCCCGGGAGCGAGCGAGCGCGCTGTCCCACGTCGCCGAGGTGCTCTCCGACAGCGGGCTGCCGGAGGCCGCGGTCGACGCGGCCCAGCGGATCGGCAATACCGAGGCGCGCTGGCGCGCCCTCGGACGGAATCCCCGGGACCTGCCGCAGCCGCTCCGCGAGGCCGCCATGGAGCGCGCTCAGCACACGCGCGGACCGGTCAAACGCATCCGGGCCCTGCAGCCCTACCTCCCCTGGCTAGCCGACGCGGAGGTACACCGGTTGCTGGAGGACATCCCTGTACTGCGCAACAAGGCCGAGGAGGCCGCGGCGTACGCGAGGATCGCCGAGCGACTGCCCGAGCCGAAGGCAACCAGGACACTTGAGCGGGCGCTGGACCAGGCGCTCGAGGCCGGGGCGTCGCCAGTGCGGGCACAGGCCCTGGCGACTGTCGCCGCGCGCCTGCCCGCACCGCTCGTTCGAACCGCCCTGACGCGCGTCAAGCATCAGAAGGCACACCAGACCCCCGCACTCGCGGCGCTCGCCGCCCGCCACGCCGAACTCGGCCATCCAGAGGAGGCCATTGACCTCGTGTCGTCGCTGGCCGACGGGGACCAGCGCGCCACGACGCTCGCAGCCATGGCGCGGCACTTGCCGGCGGCGGCGGTCTCCCAGGCGCTCGCCTTGGCGGGCGTCATCGCAGACGCGGCCGCGCGCGGCCGCGCGACGAGCCGGCTCGTCCCGCATCTGATCGCCGAGGAACGCCTCGAGGACGCCGAGCGGGCGGCTGAGGAGGCCACCGGGGTGGACTGGGTCGCGAGCGCGGTGGCCATCGCACCCCGGCTCCCAGACCCCGCGGCCAGCAGGCTTCTGCTGGACAAGGCCTGGAAGACGGCGATGGCGCCGCAGGATCCCGGGGCGCGGATGTCCGGCGTCGCCCACCTCGTATCTGACCGCCCGGCTGACGTGCTTGCTCTGTTGGCCAGTGACTTCGGCCATGGGACGTGGCTCTGGGCCGTGTGGAGCACACCCCAGCTGTGCGAGATGTACGCGACGCTGCTGAACTCCCTCGCGGACGCCGGCTACCCGGGTGAAGCCATGGACGTCGTCCGCACGGTGAGAACGCGTGAGTCGTCCGTGCGGCCCTACCTCGAAGACGGCCAGTGGGTGGACGACAGCACAGAGAGTGTCAAGGAACGGGAGAACTGGCTGGAACACCAACGCCGGTTGAGGCAGTGGGAGGAGCGGCAGGCGATGCTGTTCAAGGCATTCCTGTTCAGCCAGTTGCTGGCGCACCTACCGGCCGATACGCGCGGAGATGTGGCGGAAGAAGCCCTCGGATGCCTTGAGAGCGGCTGGGACGGCCCCGCTTCGGCTGTCCACGTCGGTGACATGGAAGACATGGCGTTCGCGGCCGTCGCGCGTCACGCGCCGCCGGATCTGGCGGACCGGGTGGCGGGGCTGCTCCCCAGCACGGCGGAGGGCGCCGGCCTTTCGTTCCCGGAAACCTCTGTCGCGCTGGCCCTCCGCGAGCCGGGCGCCTCACGGCACCCCGACGGGGACGACATCGCAGAGACCGTGCTCGGCATGCTGGACATCCTCACGAAGGGGCCGCCCAGCCACGAGCTCGCGGCCGCGCTGCCGCGCATCGTCCGGGATCTGCCGTTGCGCGCGATCGACCGTCTGCTTGAGCGGATCGCCGGCGCGGGCGTGTCGGCCGAGCCGGTGCCGCCCGAGTGGGTGTGGCCCGCTCACGACTGGTACACCGAGCAGCACATGCTCTCGGCCGTGGCCGTCCGGCTCGCCGAACTGGATGAGCCAGCCCGTGCGCTGGACGTAGCCAGTGCCTTGTGGGAACCGGAGTGCCGGGCTCGCGCGCTTGAGGAAGTCGCCACACGGATCGCGACGTTGCCCAGGGAAACGCTCGCCGGTGTCTGGACCGGACGGCCGAGCGGTTCGCCGTTCCGCGAGTCCTCAAGCCAAGCCCGCGAGGACCTGCTCAGCGACCTCGCCGGGCTGGTCCCGGTTGTCGTGGCCCTGGGCGGCGAAGGCGTCCCCACCGCCATCCTGGCCGAAACCCGCGGCGTCAGCCGATGGTGGCCTTAA
- a CDS encoding DUF4157 domain-containing protein, whose protein sequence is MPSYVHAHRSPASGAGRGETPWTARGLAVTKSSDTMEHAADVLADRALAVPGRAMATGVTASAGRPAERNVPGGGVVPASGGHRLDSSARTELERAFRHDFSGVRVHSGPEAAELARGLGARAYTFGRNIVLGGGESVHGDSGRRLLAHELAHVVQYDSSGRAVIARQEKRGRDGRTDDEVRRELEKRTGKSFAQLVLGLGRGPIDSSKISPRDLEEELERNGPLRHREMDTKEPVVIDNVLEKHRSQENRFVSRGRIGPEARINAEKEAGEQAVNDAFVSGTAKGAAGMKPGSASEGLVKPAPEVRGYEPRPPTTYEPRRGAYKPDPPTLRDLAGPRPGEMRVDKGFQNELAVARLTGGRLARDARSAKIGEGGVLQDVEVRYTLPNGQGGVARVDVFGPKQELIQVGGPAKAIELDKTISKLTHLKRAAEASGVSAEAYFTSDTPKPVLDAAGKVLGPGHVHTFEGPEYKVR, encoded by the coding sequence ATGCCCTCGTACGTTCACGCCCACCGCTCCCCGGCTTCCGGGGCAGGCCGAGGCGAGACCCCATGGACGGCGCGCGGCCTGGCGGTCACCAAGTCCAGCGACACCATGGAGCACGCGGCAGACGTGCTCGCCGACCGTGCTCTGGCGGTGCCGGGCAGGGCGATGGCCACGGGGGTGACGGCATCGGCCGGGCGCCCCGCGGAACGCAATGTCCCGGGCGGGGGCGTCGTACCCGCAAGCGGTGGGCATCGCCTGGATTCCTCGGCGCGGACGGAGCTGGAGCGGGCCTTCAGGCACGACTTCAGCGGCGTACGCGTGCACAGCGGACCTGAGGCCGCCGAGCTGGCGCGGGGCTTAGGGGCGCGCGCCTACACCTTCGGGCGGAACATCGTCCTCGGCGGTGGGGAGTCCGTACATGGCGACTCGGGCCGGCGTCTCCTGGCGCACGAGCTCGCGCACGTCGTCCAGTACGACTCTTCGGGCCGCGCCGTCATCGCCCGCCAGGAGAAGCGGGGACGGGACGGACGGACCGACGACGAGGTCCGCAGAGAACTAGAGAAGCGGACCGGCAAGAGCTTCGCACAGCTCGTCCTGGGGCTTGGCCGGGGCCCCATCGACAGCAGCAAGATCTCGCCCCGCGACCTGGAGGAGGAGCTGGAAAGGAACGGCCCCCTGCGGCACCGCGAGATGGACACCAAGGAGCCCGTCGTCATTGACAACGTCCTCGAAAAGCACCGGTCTCAGGAGAACCGGTTCGTCTCCAGAGGCAGGATCGGCCCCGAGGCCAGGATCAACGCGGAGAAGGAGGCGGGCGAACAGGCCGTCAACGACGCCTTCGTCTCCGGCACGGCCAAGGGAGCGGCTGGTATGAAGCCGGGTTCCGCGTCCGAAGGCCTCGTGAAGCCGGCCCCCGAGGTCCGCGGCTACGAACCCCGGCCACCCACGACGTACGAGCCGAGAAGGGGCGCCTACAAGCCGGACCCACCGACACTGCGGGACCTCGCGGGCCCGCGTCCGGGAGAAATGCGGGTCGACAAGGGATTCCAGAACGAACTGGCCGTCGCTCGGCTGACCGGTGGAAGACTGGCCAGGGACGCTCGAAGCGCCAAGATTGGCGAAGGGGGCGTGCTCCAGGATGTCGAGGTTCGCTACACCTTGCCGAACGGCCAGGGTGGTGTCGCCAGAGTCGACGTGTTCGGCCCCAAACAGGAACTCATCCAGGTCGGCGGCCCCGCGAAGGCCATAGAGCTCGACAAGACCATCAGCAAACTGACGCACCTGAAGCGGGCCGCCGAGGCCAGCGGTGTGAGCGCTGAGGCGTACTTCACCTCCGACACTCCGAAACCCGTGCTCGACGCCGCCGGCAAGGTCCTGGGCCCGGGCCATGTCCATACGTTTGAGGGCCCCGAATACAAGGTCAGGTAA
- a CDS encoding DinB family protein: MTQAHPMDRQAVYDGYERARQTFHRLLDAASESDLARPTRGTRWTNGQLLWHMLFGYLAVRALLVLARVFGRLPRGVSKVFARLLNAATAPFDLINYAGPVGAVKVITPRRMGAAFDRVISSLRRQLEAESEAGLARGMHYPVRWDPFFKDFMTLADIYGYPTEHFDFHHRQLTLGEAASRAQT; encoded by the coding sequence ATGACGCAGGCGCACCCGATGGACCGGCAGGCTGTATACGACGGCTACGAGCGTGCCCGGCAGACCTTCCACCGTCTGCTCGACGCCGCCTCCGAATCCGACCTCGCCCGTCCCACTCGCGGCACCCGATGGACCAACGGACAGCTGCTGTGGCACATGCTCTTCGGCTACCTGGCCGTCCGGGCGCTGCTGGTCCTGGCGCGCGTCTTCGGGCGGCTCCCCCGCGGCGTCAGCAAGGTGTTCGCCCGGCTGCTGAACGCGGCCACGGCGCCTTTCGATCTCATCAACTACGCGGGTCCCGTCGGAGCGGTGAAGGTCATTACGCCCCGGCGGATGGGCGCCGCGTTCGACCGGGTCATCTCCTCACTGCGCCGCCAGCTCGAAGCAGAATCCGAGGCCGGCCTCGCACGCGGCATGCACTACCCCGTCCGATGGGATCCCTTCTTCAAGGACTTCATGACCCTCGCGGACATCTACGGCTACCCGACCGAGCACTTCGACTTCCACCACCGCCAGCTCACTCTCGGCGAGGCGGCCTCGCGGGCTCAGACCTGA
- a CDS encoding methyltransferase domain-containing protein — MWPFDMETGRSVPVSRSKDPAAWFGYADADVPVVTQWDDGQHTGTEPGTVATSSASMPSVVFRMLRDLDVQPGNRTLEIGTGTGWNAALLAHRLGAENVVTVEVDEAVATRARTALRHFELPVRIIHGDGLKGYPEGGPYDRIIATCGVRSIPVAWIEQSRPGEAIVVPWGTHYSNDDAVARLVVSENGADATGAFTGPVAFMKARAQRLVPVTHSEYVTDSAADREKSSTPITETEFLGERFSAQRFALGLSLRHCVHVVAEKRDGARPVWFFGLGDRSWACVKFQDGQAHSQVWQSGPRRLWDEVTATLDWWREAGEPGHERFGLTLTPEGTHRAWLDDPTDSWAV; from the coding sequence ATGTGGCCCTTCGATATGGAGACGGGGCGGAGCGTTCCGGTCTCGCGTTCGAAGGACCCGGCGGCCTGGTTCGGGTACGCGGACGCCGACGTACCCGTCGTCACACAGTGGGACGACGGACAGCACACCGGCACCGAGCCGGGAACGGTGGCCACCTCGTCGGCGTCCATGCCATCCGTCGTGTTCCGGATGCTGCGGGACCTGGACGTGCAGCCCGGAAACCGCACCCTGGAAATCGGCACCGGCACCGGATGGAACGCCGCGCTGCTCGCCCACCGGTTGGGGGCTGAGAACGTCGTCACCGTGGAAGTCGACGAGGCCGTTGCGACGCGGGCCCGTACAGCTCTCCGTCACTTCGAGCTCCCGGTGCGGATCATCCACGGCGATGGGCTGAAGGGGTATCCGGAAGGAGGGCCGTACGACCGGATCATCGCCACGTGTGGCGTCCGGTCCATTCCCGTCGCGTGGATTGAGCAAAGCCGGCCGGGCGAGGCCATCGTGGTCCCGTGGGGGACTCACTACAGCAACGATGACGCCGTAGCCCGCCTGGTCGTCTCGGAAAACGGAGCCGACGCCACGGGAGCGTTCACCGGCCCCGTCGCGTTCATGAAGGCGCGGGCCCAACGGCTCGTGCCCGTCACACACTCCGAGTACGTCACGGACAGCGCAGCCGACCGCGAGAAGTCCTCCACGCCGATCACGGAAACCGAGTTCCTGGGCGAGCGATTCAGCGCCCAGCGGTTCGCCCTCGGGCTCAGTCTCCGGCACTGCGTGCACGTCGTAGCCGAGAAGCGCGACGGCGCACGACCTGTGTGGTTCTTCGGGCTCGGCGATCGGTCGTGGGCGTGCGTCAAGTTCCAGGACGGCCAGGCGCACTCGCAGGTCTGGCAATCCGGGCCGCGCAGACTGTGGGACGAGGTGACCGCCACGCTGGACTGGTGGCGGGAGGCCGGCGAGCCGGGGCACGAGCGGTTCGGCCTCACACTCACCCCCGAGGGCACACACCGGGCCTGGCTGGACGACCCCACGGACAGCTGGGCAGTCTGA